In one Chryseobacterium camelliae genomic region, the following are encoded:
- a CDS encoding phosphotransferase enzyme family protein, whose translation MEINDIVARFIRTRHYNLSPINDGLINTTYLLEDLDQQKKFILQKINHSVFRKPETIINNHILINQLLEKGNYPLQPVIPVLSLDGNFMVKDKNEDSWRMTAFIEDTSTFFRIPDIETAYAAAKAIGCFLNTINVKDIPDIQTPLPDFVNFEKRISDYKVALQSADQKLKDTASSEIAMTNQLLSLPQQWIDMVSGCVLPQRIIHGDPNVRNILFRASKPVSIIDLDTIMISTLLYDFGDISRSYTNNTNEDDGNATENFNAEVYQAVKEGFLSDLDEKLVPEERENLDYAAQVVIYIQAVRFLTDYLNGNTYYSTQYPEHNLDRTRNQLELLKGLRAYLKC comes from the coding sequence ATGGAAATAAATGATATTGTAGCCCGGTTTATCCGTACCCGTCATTATAATCTGTCTCCTATCAATGACGGACTGATCAATACAACTTATCTTCTGGAAGATCTGGATCAGCAAAAAAAATTTATTCTGCAAAAGATCAATCATTCAGTTTTCAGAAAGCCGGAGACCATCATCAATAACCATATCCTGATCAATCAGCTTCTTGAAAAAGGCAACTATCCTTTACAGCCGGTAATACCTGTTCTATCTTTAGACGGAAATTTTATGGTAAAGGATAAAAATGAAGACTCATGGAGAATGACGGCTTTTATAGAAGATACCAGCACCTTTTTCAGAATTCCCGATATTGAAACAGCGTATGCAGCGGCAAAAGCGATAGGCTGTTTTCTGAACACCATCAATGTTAAGGATATTCCGGATATTCAGACTCCGCTTCCTGATTTTGTCAATTTTGAAAAAAGAATTTCTGATTATAAGGTCGCTTTACAATCCGCCGATCAGAAATTAAAAGATACCGCTTCATCAGAAATTGCAATGACCAACCAACTGCTGTCTCTGCCTCAGCAATGGATTGACATGGTCAGCGGTTGTGTCCTTCCTCAAAGGATCATTCATGGAGACCCGAATGTCAGAAATATTCTTTTCAGAGCGTCAAAACCGGTATCAATTATTGATTTGGATACGATCATGATTTCGACACTCCTGTACGATTTTGGAGATATCTCGAGATCATACACCAACAATACCAATGAAGATGACGGAAATGCCACGGAAAATTTCAATGCTGAAGTATATCAGGCTGTAAAAGAAGGCTTTTTATCCGATCTGGATGAAAAATTAGTTCCCGAAGAACGTGAAAACCTTGATTATGCGGCTCAAGTAGTGATTTACATTCAGGCAGTTCGTTTTCTGACGGATTACCTGAACGGAAACACCTACTACTCTACCCAATATCCTGAGCATAATCTGGACCGAACGAGAAATCAGCTGGAATTATTGAAAGGGCTGAGAGCATATTTGAAATGCTGA
- a CDS encoding DNA-deoxyinosine glycosylase, translating into MQNRIFSFPPVIDKNAEILILGSIPGVKSLEKQQYYAHPQNKFWKIILELLNEEFTEEYSVRIAALKKHHIALWDVIDSCERKGSLDSEIKNEEANQIEELLEEYPNIRAIFCNGGKSYKNVQKVLGKNFRIPIFLLPSTSPLHTVSFEKKFEEWKKILEFFQ; encoded by the coding sequence ATGCAAAACAGAATTTTTTCATTTCCTCCGGTCATAGATAAGAATGCTGAAATTTTAATACTAGGTTCCATTCCCGGTGTAAAATCCCTGGAAAAACAACAATATTATGCCCATCCGCAAAACAAATTCTGGAAAATTATCCTTGAATTACTGAACGAAGAATTTACAGAAGAATATTCCGTAAGAATTGCGGCTCTAAAGAAACATCATATTGCCCTTTGGGATGTTATCGATTCCTGCGAAAGAAAAGGTAGCCTCGATTCAGAGATTAAAAATGAAGAAGCCAATCAGATCGAAGAGCTCTTAGAAGAATATCCAAATATCAGAGCTATTTTTTGTAACGGTGGAAAATCATATAAAAATGTACAGAAAGTTCTAGGAAAAAACTTTAGAATACCTATTTTTTTATTGCCTTCTACCAGTCCGCTTCATACAGTTTCTTTTGAAAAAAAGTTTGAAGAATGGAAGAAGATCCTGGAGTTTTTCCAGTGA
- a CDS encoding PaaI family thioesterase, which yields MTSEKKQLILDSFNRSETLKFYKAELLVVDTDYISIKIPKMEMMTRKAGMFNGAMIASLVDVSSGYAAVSHYEEDCYMVTVELKSII from the coding sequence ATGACTTCAGAAAAAAAACAGCTCATCTTAGATAGTTTTAATCGCTCCGAAACCCTGAAATTTTACAAAGCAGAATTACTGGTTGTGGACACCGATTATATTTCTATTAAAATTCCGAAAATGGAAATGATGACCAGAAAAGCAGGAATGTTCAACGGGGCAATGATCGCTTCTTTGGTGGATGTTTCTTCGGGATATGCAGCTGTAAGTCATTATGAAGAAGATTGCTATATGGTGACGGTTGAATTAAAGTCAATTATTTAA
- a CDS encoding phage holin family protein produces MNLIIRLLVTAIVAYLLTKILPGVHFEGFSTAIIFAIVLGVLNVIVKPILSLFGLPLTIITLGFFALVINALIILLADYFIDNMVIDGFWWAFIFSILLSIITSLANSIFSDGD; encoded by the coding sequence ATGAACTTAATTATCCGATTACTGGTCACTGCCATTGTAGCCTATCTTTTGACCAAAATTTTACCGGGAGTACATTTTGAAGGATTTAGCACCGCTATTATTTTTGCCATCGTTCTAGGAGTTTTGAATGTAATCGTAAAACCGATTTTAAGCTTATTCGGATTACCGCTTACGATTATTACGTTAGGTTTCTTTGCCTTAGTCATCAATGCTTTAATTATCTTATTGGCAGATTATTTTATTGATAATATGGTAATTGACGGTTTCTGGTGGGCATTTATTTTCAGTATTTTGCTTTCCATTATCACTTCTTTGGCCAATTCAATCTTTTCAGATGGAGATTAA
- a CDS encoding helix-turn-helix domain-containing protein, giving the protein MSNELIYRFIKPEKSLTDFVYGYSSLQNLSTFKEGVIIPNGKIDLLFCKTIDSRFQIILMGLETQPKPMPETVFSVFFAISFNPLALEYILHQSIAEFVNSGKELPDNFWDFSMDDLDDFEQFCEKASQKIKSLLPEEIDERKRKLFELIFSTHGEITVKDLSEQIFWNERQINRYFNKQLGISLKHYCKILRFQASLHHIKDGNLFPQLNFTDQSHFIKEIKKLSGVSPKELFKNQNDRFLQFLVYHPS; this is encoded by the coding sequence ATGAGTAACGAATTAATATACCGATTCATTAAACCAGAAAAATCACTGACCGACTTTGTGTATGGCTATTCTTCGTTGCAAAATCTGTCGACCTTTAAAGAAGGCGTGATCATTCCCAACGGAAAAATCGATTTACTCTTCTGTAAAACCATTGATAGCCGGTTTCAAATTATTTTGATGGGGCTGGAAACCCAACCTAAACCGATGCCTGAAACAGTATTTTCCGTTTTTTTCGCGATCAGTTTCAATCCGCTTGCTTTGGAATATATCCTGCATCAATCTATTGCAGAGTTTGTGAACAGTGGAAAAGAATTACCCGACAATTTTTGGGATTTCAGTATGGATGATCTTGACGATTTCGAACAATTCTGTGAAAAAGCTTCTCAAAAAATTAAATCCTTATTGCCTGAAGAAATTGATGAACGAAAGCGCAAATTGTTTGAACTTATTTTTTCGACTCACGGAGAAATCACCGTTAAAGATCTTTCGGAACAAATCTTTTGGAATGAACGCCAAATTAACCGATATTTCAATAAGCAGTTAGGAATCTCGTTAAAACATTACTGCAAAATCTTACGTTTCCAGGCTTCCCTTCATCATATTAAAGACGGAAATCTTTTTCCGCAGCTTAATTTTACTGATCAGTCTCATTTTATCAAAGAGATCAAAAAACTTTCCGGAGTTTCTCCCAAAGAACTTTTTAAAAATCAAAACGACCGATTTTTACAATTTTTGGTGTATCATCCCTCCTAA
- a CDS encoding S9 family peptidase: protein MKLKYSLLALAAPLLMNAQQVMTPEILWTLKKVGVQAVSQDQSSLIYKVGQVDLKTEKTKSENYFLNVLNHQSTKIDFGKKAPIQWDKNGIYAQEGDKIFLSKDNGKTWSEFYTIEEADNVVISPDGKKIAFSKQVLVEKVMGKDKYSDTPKTTAQVYTDLNHRHWDYFNEGKYNHVFVVNISDKVEGAKDLLEGKMWDSPQRPFGGAEDFIFSPDSSQLLYVTKPKSGKEYSTSTNTDIFAYDFASGTTKNLTEANKGYDVNPKFSPDGKSLIWQSMARDGYEADKNDVKIMDWKSGKISNLTSGWDESVSGDVFWSGDSKTIYFTAAFRGTKQLFSLDPKSAKIQQITRGDFDVNEIFADQKNSLLVGRTDINHATDIFSVNIKNGEMKQITEANKDMYSKLAQGKSELKMVKTSDGKEMGVWFHYPPNFDPNKKYPTLVYCQGGPQSALTQFFSTRWNFALMAANGYIVVAPNRRGMPGWGTKWNEEISRDWGGQPMRDYLAATDYAKTLSYVDGDRVAAVGASYGGYSVFMLAGIHENRFKTFIAHDGLFDMKSWYLTTEELWFANWDLGSPWEKPQPKAYTEFNPSNYVDKWNKPIMIVQGGIDFRVPYEQGQEAFQAAKLKGLKSKLVYFPNENHWVLHPQNGLVWQREFFDWLKETL, encoded by the coding sequence ATGAAACTTAAGTACAGTCTGCTGGCTTTGGCAGCTCCGCTTTTAATGAATGCACAACAAGTAATGACGCCTGAAATCCTATGGACTTTGAAAAAAGTGGGAGTACAGGCAGTTTCACAGGATCAGTCTTCACTTATCTATAAAGTAGGGCAGGTTGATCTTAAAACCGAGAAGACGAAAAGTGAGAACTATTTCTTAAACGTTCTTAATCATCAGTCCACAAAAATTGATTTTGGTAAGAAAGCTCCTATTCAGTGGGATAAAAACGGAATTTACGCACAGGAAGGGGATAAGATTTTTCTTTCAAAAGACAATGGAAAAACATGGTCAGAATTTTACACGATTGAGGAAGCCGACAATGTGGTAATCTCTCCTGACGGTAAAAAAATCGCTTTCAGCAAGCAGGTTTTGGTGGAGAAAGTAATGGGAAAAGACAAATATTCCGATACTCCAAAAACTACGGCACAAGTATATACGGATTTGAATCACAGACATTGGGATTACTTTAACGAAGGAAAATACAATCATGTTTTTGTAGTCAATATTTCGGATAAAGTGGAGGGTGCAAAAGATTTGTTAGAAGGAAAAATGTGGGATTCTCCTCAAAGACCTTTCGGCGGAGCAGAAGATTTTATCTTTAGTCCGGATTCTTCACAGCTTTTATATGTAACAAAACCGAAAAGCGGGAAAGAGTATTCTACAAGCACCAATACAGATATTTTCGCGTATGATTTCGCATCAGGAACTACAAAAAACTTGACGGAAGCTAATAAAGGATATGATGTAAACCCAAAATTCAGTCCGGACGGAAAATCTTTGATCTGGCAGAGCATGGCCAGAGACGGTTATGAAGCCGACAAGAACGATGTAAAGATCATGGATTGGAAATCTGGAAAAATTTCAAACTTAACGAGCGGTTGGGATGAAAGTGTTTCCGGAGATGTTTTCTGGAGCGGAGATTCTAAAACGATTTATTTCACGGCAGCTTTCAGAGGGACAAAACAGTTGTTTTCATTGGATCCGAAAAGTGCTAAGATTCAGCAGATCACAAGAGGTGATTTTGATGTGAATGAAATCTTTGCAGATCAGAAAAACTCACTTTTAGTAGGAAGAACAGATATCAATCATGCAACCGATATTTTCTCTGTCAATATTAAAAACGGAGAAATGAAGCAGATTACTGAAGCGAATAAAGACATGTATTCAAAATTAGCTCAGGGAAAATCTGAACTGAAAATGGTGAAAACTTCGGACGGAAAAGAAATGGGCGTGTGGTTCCATTATCCACCAAACTTTGATCCGAATAAAAAATATCCGACACTGGTATACTGTCAGGGAGGTCCGCAATCTGCATTGACACAGTTTTTCAGTACAAGATGGAACTTTGCATTAATGGCAGCAAACGGATACATCGTGGTGGCTCCCAACAGAAGAGGAATGCCCGGTTGGGGAACCAAATGGAATGAAGAGATCTCAAGAGATTGGGGAGGACAACCGATGAGAGATTATTTGGCAGCGACAGATTATGCTAAAACATTATCATATGTTGACGGAGACAGAGTCGCAGCAGTAGGAGCAAGCTACGGAGGTTACAGTGTCTTTATGTTGGCAGGAATTCACGAGAACAGATTCAAAACATTTATCGCTCACGACGGATTATTTGATATGAAATCCTGGTATTTGACCACCGAAGAGCTTTGGTTTGCTAACTGGGATCTGGGTTCACCATGGGAAAAACCACAACCAAAAGCGTATACGGAATTTAATCCGAGCAACTATGTTGATAAATGGAATAAGCCGATTATGATCGTTCAGGGAGGAATTGATTTCAGAGTTCCTTACGAACAGGGTCAGGAAGCTTTCCAGGCGGCAAAATTAAAAGGATTGAAGTCAAAATTAGTCTATTTCCCGAACGAAAATCACTGGGTGCTTCATCCGCAAAACGGTTTGGTTTGGCAGAGAGAGTTCTTTGACTGGTTAAAAGAAACTTTGTAA